The sequence CGGTTCAACATGACTGTGACCAAGGTTTGTGCAGCTGTATGATACGATCACCGCATATCAAGGTATTAACCAGGTACTCATAGGGCAAGAAATATATTCTGCGTGTCATCAACACATCCGTCGACACAACCTTCGTCTTTAGCATTGACAACCACATGTTCGAGGTTATGAGTTCTGACTTCGTCCCTATCCACCCCTATAATGTGACCCATGTCCTCATAGGCATTGGTAAGTTGACCGTTGTGATGTGGAAGTGCATAGCTGACATCCAGTAGGTCAAAGATACCACATCGTTCTCCACGCTGACCcaatcaacaccatcacctaCCCGGAATCGGACAAAGGAAACTATTGGATCCGCACAGTCCCCGCAGATGGATGCAAAGGTTTCGAGGTTGGAAACGAGCCGGATGAGCGTCAGGGCATCCTTCGGTACAACGCCAGCAGCATGGATGTGCCTACTACTTGGAGAGACCCATACAGTTTGGCCTGCCGTGATGAGAACTACACTAACCTGGTGCCCATTCACGAGTGGAAAATTACACCGGTTGAGTTAAACAACAGTAAGTATACCACTCCCTGGTAAGCTGATACTAGAACATGCAACTCATCAAAAACCAGGATCCCAGGGCTTGACCATTGGCCTGGAAAATGTTGAGAATAGACCTGTTGCCCCAAACAACTTTACTTGGTGGTCTTTTGGGGACAACCCCTTGTGGGTAGACTTTTCAAAGCCGACCATTACTGGGCTCAATAGGACGGAGCCGTGGTCCAAGGACTACGTCGTGGTGCCTGCAGACAACAGAGATGGATGGGTCTACCTTGTTATCACTGCTCCAGACGCCGCTGTGgctggaaagaagaagatcttCGCGCCTGTTGCACATCCTGTAAGTTCAAATGCATCACGGTGCCCCCTGGTACCTCCGAGGTGACATTGGTCTGATCGTTTTATAGCTACATCTCCACGGCCACGACTTTGCTCTCCTCGCCCAAGGCAGCGACTCCAAACGCATTGACAGGAACGAGGTGACACTCAAGTTTGATAACCCCCCACGACGAGATGTTGCATTGATCCCGGCTGGGGGCTACCTCGTTGTTGCCTTTAAGGCTGACAACCCCGGCTCCTGGCTGTTCCACTGCCACATTGCCTGGCATGCCTCGAGTGGTCTGGCCTTGCAGATTATGGAGCGTGAGGAGGACTTGAAGAAGTTAATGACTGAGGAGAGACTGCGAGAAACCACGAGGGTTTGCAAGAACTGGGACGACTGGTATTCTGACCCGTCGAACCATTGGAACGCCAGTGGTCCATTCCAGGATGATTCAGGTGTCTGATCAACACGATCGTTGCCCTACCAATGGAGCTGAGAGGCAAGAAAGCATGGCTATCTACCGGGATCCATTGCAAACTGGCCTTCGTCTTCACACGGGCAAGCAGAGTGCGACAAGCCAGGCGGAAATACTTACTTCTTGGCTTGaagccttttattattttcaaCCTAGTAGTTGATCCTCAAGTAGGtagttacttatttataaatacctcAATCTGTGCACCAGTCATCATCGTGGGGGTGATTAATGTACAACTACTGCGGCGTCCGAGCAGTGACAAGAATAGCGATTGAGTGGAGATCCCAACCCTTGCCACCATGTTTCGACTCAAGGTGCTCGACGAGCGTCTTGCTAAACCTATCTCCAtactgctgcttctgctccgCACCCCAATAGGTTTTGATAATCCACTTGATCATCATTGAAAATGAGGCCAAAAAGCTCTCGGCATTAGTAACTTGATGGATCATCTCTATGGTTTCCACCTTGACATCAACGAAACCATGACCGGCCAGCTCCGCTTTGATACCTTCTGGCTCTACCCATTGGGGTTTGCCGTGAAGAGCTACCGGCATTGGGTCTGGAAACGGCGTCTGGAAGGGGAGAGACTCGAGCGCTGACCGAAGATCCGGTATCCATCCGCCGTCATGGCCGTTGTCGACATGTGGCACACTGAATGCTAGGACACCGCCGGGTTTAAGGATACGAAGGGTATCTTATATGAATATGGTCAGAGATCAGAGCGACTGAGGAGCAAAAGATTGGAAGACCTACCGCGCAGGACTGCTGCCGGATCAGGAATAATGTGCATGGCGAAATTGATGGTTACATGGCTGAATGAGTGCTCGGGAAGGCCCGAGTTCTAGTTAGATTAGATGGTCAATACTTGTAACCCGTTATCGGAGAACTTACTTGAGCATCGCCGATGGCCGCGTCAACGT comes from Fusarium falciforme chromosome 11, complete sequence and encodes:
- a CDS encoding Laccase 2 gives rise to the protein MGLYEACRAFILCVTTFFSIPLGQHEDSQQPIFSIDQNLPHYPKFPAPHGPDTVKNFTCRYPDLEDEWVSCSTEYNRKCWLRNKITGQEYNITTDYENIAPPGVLREYYLVVDNKTIDGDGVLNHEGKVFNQTYPGPWIQACWGDTIRVTVTNKLKYNGTTIHWHGLRQKDTMEMDGVNGVTQCPIAPNDTFTYEFRALQYGTSWYHSHYSLQYADGLAGPITIHGPSSANYDEAKDPILITDWNHRSAFQDWERELTRIPTFPRMNSILINGIGNFAGSFPTERFNMTVTKGKKYILRVINTSVDTTFVFSIDNHMFEVMSSDFVPIHPYNVTHVLIGIGQRYHIVLHADPINTITYPESDKGNYWIRTVPADGCKGFEVGNEPDERQGILRYNASSMDVPTTWRDPYSLACRDENYTNLVPIHEWKITPVELNNRSQGLTIGLENVENRPVAPNNFTWWSFGDNPLWVDFSKPTITGLNRTEPWSKDYVVVPADNRDGWVYLVITAPDAAVAGKKKIFAPVAHPLHLHGHDFALLAQGSDSKRIDRNEVTLKFDNPPRRDVALIPAGGYLVVAFKADNPGSWLFHCHIAWHASSGLALQIMEREEDLKKLMTEERLRETTRVCKNWDDWYSDPSNHWNASGPFQDDSGV
- a CDS encoding Methyltransf-11 domain-containing protein is translated as MADTKAQYELQQRYDACSQSLEDPEVQHLINQADEMMGKPARMLIAQAGLGPSTTTSFNLVDLGCGTGLVASCVLESVQSSVLSESKILCTDANVRFVDILMQRAQRDKWINVDAAIGDAQNSGLPEHSFSHVTINFAMHIIPDPAAVLRDTLRILKPGGVLAFSVPHVDNGHDGGWIPDLRSALESLPFQTPFPDPMPVALHGKPQWVEPEGIKAELAGHGFVDVKVETIEMIHQVTNAESFLASFSMMIKWIIKTYWGAEQKQQYGDRFSKTLVEHLESKHGGKGWDLHSIAILVTARTPQ